Genomic DNA from Campylobacter concisus:
TTTATAGCGATGCAAAGATTAGCAATTTAAAAGATCAAGTAAAAGAGTCCATAACTTCTAGAATAGAACTAAACTCGGATAACGACAAGATAGTGGATTCTGTAAATAACATCTCTGAGTACAAAATTTTATTTAAAAAAATTTATAATGACGGCATTAATTTTGATAATATTGCAGATGCAATAGCTGAGTTTGAAAAGGCTGTCTTAAGTGTTGATTCGCCATTTGATCGTTTTATATCAGGTGATAACAATGCCATAGATGATAGCGCAAAGAAAGGATTTGAGATATTCAATAATATAGGCTGTGCCGCTTGTCATAATGGTAGAAATTTGGGAGGAAATTTGACACAAGATATTGGCCGAGAAAAAATTTCTGCCTTAGATACAAGCAAAAGATTAAGAAGAGTGCCATCACTAAGAAATATTACAAAAACTGCCCCATATTTATCCCATGGAGAGATAAATGATCTAAAAGAGGCTATAAGCTTTATTGGTAACTACCAGCTAGGATACGTTCTTAGCAAAGATGAAATTGATGCTTTATACTCATTTTTTCTGACATTAAATGGTAAAAAGCCTAGGATACTAAATGAGTACTAAACGAATAAAAACCATACTTAGCGTCTTAACAGCTATATTTTTCATTAGTGCATTTTTTATATATAAAGCAAATATAGCTATTGGTGCAGCTCATAAATTTGATGATGGAATTTTAAATCTAAAATTTATAGACAATGAGATAACTTTTTCTTTGAATAATATTTATGATGTCTCAAACTACGACAAACTCAATGCTGACATAAATTCTTTTGATACAAATTTGAGCAACCTTTCAATGCTTAGTGATGAGATGTTGTTATTTCATCAAAATGAAATAACAAAAGATCTACAAAACATAAAAGATACATTTATTAAAAAAGTATTTTTTACACAAAGATCAGCTTATGTAAACTCATCTATAGATTCTTATATCCAAATAAGTCAATATGAAATACAAAATCTCGCACTTCCAAATAAGCTTGAGGCTGTATTCTATGCGATAAAAGGCGCTTTGATGCTTAGTCCTGAAGTAATAGATGAAATTTCAAAGCAAATAAAAATGTATAAAAATGAGTATAAAGATAACCAAAAAGCTCAAAATATATTAGACAAGATGCTTTATGCGACTCAAGCTACAAAAACTTTACGTACAATCTCAAATAGTGCAAAAGAGCTACATCTTGATAATCTAATAGAAAATTTTAGAAACAAAATCCTAGAATTTCACTCTGATGAGGTGAATAACGCAAAAATAGCTCAGATAATTTGCCTACTTACATTTATAATATTTTGTGCATTTGGCCTCTATCAAATCAAAATGGCCTCAGAGCGTTTAAGACAGATAAAACTCTTAAGATCCACGGTTGAAAACGATCATAGCTCTATTATCTATTGCGATAAATACAATAGGATTTCATACGTAAATAAAACCTTTGAAGAAAAAACTGGCTACAAGCTAAAAGAAATAATAGGCAAAAACCCTAGAATACTAAAATCATATATGCACCCGCAAAGCTTTTATGAATCTATAAAAGAGGCTGTGCAAAAATCTCTACCTTGGGAGAGCGATGAGCTTATAAGTAGAACAAAAAGCGGTGATTTTTTATATGAAAAGGTAAAATTTTCGCCATTTTTCTTTAAAAATAAATTTGAGGGCTATATAGCGGTAAAACTTGATAGGACTAAAGAGACACTGATACTAAACGAGCTAACTCAAAAAAATGAACAAATAAAAATACAATCTTCAATCGATAAACTAACAGGCTTTGGCAATTACTTTGCTTTAACTGAAATTTTAGACGCACAAAAAGATGGAGTGCTCATTTGCTTAAGCATTAAGAATTTTAAAATTTTAAGATTCTTTTATCAAACTAAGATTATCGATGCAATGCTAAAAGCAGTAGCTGATACACTAAAGCTTTGTATAGATACTTCTGAGATAAAAGCAAAGCTATTTAGATTTCAAGATGACGCATTTTATATATGGTATGAAGGTGATAATATCGTAAGAGATATTGAATATATTAGAGAATATTTTGGTTCAAATAGAATAAATGTCGCTATTGATGAAAAATTTGAAAACTTACCAGGCATAAAGATGGTGTTTGGTGTTTCATTGCCAAACGATACCCCACAAACTAACCGCCTAATGCAATCAGTCCTTGCAAATCAGCTCGCAATAGAAAATGGTAGCAATATTTACTACTATCTAGAAAATGACGCCATTGAGATGAAATATCACAAAAACCAGCTGGCAGTTCAGCTAATCGAAGATGCGTTAGAAAACGATAGAGTCATAGTAGAAGCACAAGGCATCTTTAACTTAGAAGAAAATGAGACCGAAGCAAAGTATTATGAAGTCTTGGTTCGTATAATCGATCAAAATGGCAAGATACACTATCCGGGCGAATTTTTAGATATTGCTATGAAAACTCAGTTATATCCGCAAATAACCAAAAAAGTTATAGCCCTTGCATTTGATTTAGCCAAAAAATATCCAGACTATACATTCTCAATAAATTTATCTAATACAGACATAGCCGACGCTAGTATGAGAGAGCTTATAGAAAATAAACTAATAGAGTGCAAAGATCCTAATAAAATTTGTTTTGAAATGCTAGAGAGCGAAGAGCTTAGCGACTATGTTGCGGTAAATTCTTTCATAAAACGCGTCAAAGGCTATGGATGTAAAATTTCGATTGATGACTTTGGCTCAGGATACTCAAACTATTACCGAATTTTGGAGCTTGATATAGACACCATAAAGATAGATGGCTCGATAATCAAAAAGCTTCCATTTGACGAAAATGCTAGAGTTCTAGTAGAAACCATCGTAAGCTTTGCAAAAAAACAAGGCTACAAAATAGTAGCCGAGTTCGCAAGCTCAGAAGAAATTTTAAACCAAATCAAAAATTTTGGAATACCTTACGCACAAGGTTTCTTACTGGGCAAGCCTCGTAGAATGGAATAGTGGCTAAATTTCTATATCTATCCCGACTGGGCAGTGATCGCTGCCTGTGATCTCTGGCAAGATAAATGCGTCTTTTAGCCTATCCTTTAATCCTTGCGATATAAAGAAATAATCAATCCTCCAGCCGACATTTTTTGCCCTTGCGCTAAAGCGGTAGCTCCACCACGAATAAGCGTCCGTAATATCGCCATTTATGGCTCTAAAGGTATCTATAAAGCCACTTTTTAGCACCTCATCTATCCACGCTCGCTCGATAGGCAAAAAGCCTGAAGTTTTAGAGTTTGCCTTTGGGTTTTTAAGGTCGATCTCGCGGTGAGCGGTATTTACATCACCACAAAATATCACCTCTTTGCCGCTTTTTATAAGCTCTTTGCAGTAAGCTAAAAATTTCTCATAAAAATCCATTTTATAGGCTAGGCGCTCGTCATCATTTTGTCCGTTTGGAAAATAGATATTAAAAAGCACGATATCATTAAATCTATGCTCCAAAACACGCCCTTCCGTGTCGTCAAAGAAGGCTGCCTTTTGTGTAGAAATGTCAAAATTTGCTAGGCTCATCACGCCAGAGTATCCGGCTCTCTCGCCTGAGTTTACACTTATATCTTTAAAGCCAAGGTTGTAAATTTCCTTTGGTACGTCACTTTCTTTGACTTTAATCTCTTGAAGCGCCAAAAAATCAGGCTTTTGCTCCGTAAGCCACGCGAAACCATCTTTTATTACAAGTGCTCTAAGGCCATTTACATTCCAGCTAATAAGTTTCAAATTTCATCCTTTTTTTAATTATAATTATGCCAAAAATCGCAAAAAGGAAAGTTATGAGAAACCAGCCAGAGTATAAATTTTTTAAAAATTTTGGCTATGCAAGAGAGGGTTTGGCTGAAATTTTCAAAAACGAAAAGAGCTTTCGCATAGAAATTTGCATATTTTTGATGGCTACGATCTCGCTATTTTTTTGGAAATTTGACCTTATTTTTAATCTATTTTTGATCTTTAGCATGGCATTTGTGCTAGTTTGCGAGTGCCTAAACTCGGGCCTAGAGCGAGTGACCGATCTTGCAAGCCCAGACTATCACGCCCTAGCAAAGGCTGCAAAGGACGCTGGAAGTGCGGCCGTGATGATCTCAAATTTCTTATGTGGCGCGCTTTGGTGCGTGGCAATAGGATATAAATGGATCTAGCATGAATGAAGAAATTTACAAGGCAATAATTGGCGAGAAAAAGGTAGAAATTATAAATTTGCTAGTTAAAAGCTGTGATGAAAATGGCTTCATTGTAGTAAAAATTTCAGAAATTTGTGAAAAGCTAGATGTGAGCAAACCAACCGTGATAAATACCTTTAAGTTGCTTGAAGAGAAGAAAATTTTTGAGCGAGTGAAAAACGGAGTTTATAGATTTAAAAATTTATAGTGGTGAGCAAACGCTTACCGCATCTTTTTATCCTATAGTCTTAGTAGTGATCATGCCAAATGTTAAGTGGTCAGTTATCATGACTGGACCTAGACGAATGGCTCATAAACGCCACCTGTGATCTCGCCAGCTGCATATAAATTTGGTATAGGCATAGCTGTTTGAGAGCTTATGACTTGGGTTTTTGTGTTGATATTTGGCTGCCTATTGTTTGGTGAACTTTTGGCGTGCCATGTTCTGCTTAAAATGGCGGATAGGCTATAAAAGTAAAAAATAATATAAATCTTCCTATAAAATTTTTAAGTAAATAGCTTTAAAAATATTCACTACGGCTTATTTAAATTTATAACTTAGTTGATAAATTTTAGAGTATTTTGGTTTTAGTTTAAGAATAGATTTTAATTTAGAATGAACGGAGCAAAATTGCTCCGTAAATTATTTAACACCAACTATGATTTGAGTTGCTTTGATAATTGCAGTTACTTTATCTCCTGCTTTTAAAGCTAGGCTACTAACTGACTCTCTTGTAATGATAGCAGAAATTTTGCTGCCATTTACATCGATAATAACTTCAGCATTTACAGCTCCGTCTTTTATCTCGCTTACAGTGCCTTTTATTTGGTTTGTAGCGCTAAGCTTAATGCTGTCATCTTTTGAAACGATAACGCTTGAAGCTTTGAATAAAAAGATAGCTTTTTTGCCAACTTTAAGATCAAGACCTTTTTCACTATCAACTGTAACAGTTGCTTTTAGCACTTCACCACCTGCAAGCTTAGCAGATATTAGCGAATTTACCGCACCTGTTCTTACCTCTGTGATCTCAACATTTAGTTGATTTCTTGCACTTATTGACATTTTGTCTCCTTGTTTTGAATTAAATTATGGTGAAATTGTAAGGTAGAATTATTAAGCAAAACTTAAAAGCTATTTATACAAAATTATAATATCAAAAATAAAAATTTTATACTTTTAAATGCCCTATAAATCGCTATTTGAGAAATAAAATCTAAAAATTTAATTTATATTATTTTAAAAAAAATGAGAAAAAATATTACTAACTACTACTTCTAAATATCTATTTTTGTAAAATTCTTGTAAATTTGGCTTTAAAGCTGGATAAATTTAAAGATATTTTTAAGTTAAAGTAATGTTTTTAGATAAAGAAAAAATATAAAATTTGAAGTGTAAATTTAAAAACTTAAATGCCAGCTTCAAGCATCGCTTCTGCTTGATAGTGAGTGATAAGCGGCTCAATGATCTCGTCAAATAGCCCTGCAGCCATGATCGCATCAAGGCGATAAAGTGTTAAATTTATGCGGTGATCGCTTATGCGGTTTTGCGGATAGTTATAAGTTCTTATCCTACCTGAGCGGTCTCCAGTGCCGACCTGACTCTTGCGCTCGCTAGTCTCTTTAGCAAGTCTCTCTTGCTCTTGCATCTCGTAAAGTCTAGCTTTTAGCACCTTCATCGCAGCTTCTTTATTTTTGTGCTGGCTCTTGCCATCTTGGTTTGTGACAACAAGTCCAGTTGGTATGTGCGTGATCCTAACGGCACTATCAGTTGTATTTACTGACTGACCGCCGTGACCTGAGCTTCTCATCACATCGACTCTTATATCATTTGGATTGATCTCGATCTCACTATCCTCGACCTCTGGCATAATAGCCACAGTCACAGCCGAAGTATGCACCCTGCCCTGGCTCTCAGTCTCTGGTACACGCTGAACCCTATGCGTGCCGCCTTCAAATTTTAGTCTTGAGTAAGCACCTTTGCCTTTTATAAGTACGATAATCTCTTTAAAGCCGCCAGTATTGCCTTCGCTTTGGCTAACGATCTCAAATTTATATCCACGAAGCTCTGCGTATCTGATGTAAGCGTTAAAAAGATCTCCAACAAATAGTGCAGCCTCATCGCCGCCAGTGCCTGCGCGAATTTCTAAAAATATATTTTTATCATCGTTTGGATCTTTTGGAAGAAGTAAAATTTTGATCTCTTCTTCAAGCTTCTCTCTTGAAATTTCTAAATTTTTAAGCTCGTCTTTTGCAAGCTCACCAAGTTCAGAGTCCTCAAGTAGGGCTTTATTTTCATCGATGTCTTTTAAAATTTCTAGATATTTTGTTGAGGCAGATGCGACTGGTTCGATAGATGATTGCTCTTTTGAGAGCTTTGTCATCTTTTCGATATCGTTTGCTATATTTGGATCGCTAAGAAGCGTAGAAATTTCATTATAGCGATCCAAAAATGGATGAAGTTTATCAGCAAACATTAAATTTTATAAATTAAGCAGCTTTTAGAGTATTTACTAATTGTGCAAGACGACTAACGCGACGAGCAGCAGTTTGTTTCTTCAAAAAGCCTCTACTTACGAAGCTGTGGATACTTTTATTAGCAACTTTTAAAGCTTCATTTGCAGCATTTAGATCTTTAGCTTCTACAGCTACACGCACTGCTTTTGTTATATTTTTAAGTCTTGTGCGGTAAAATCTATTTCTTTCTGTTCTTTTTATAGTTTGTCTAGCTCTTTTTTCAGCAGATTTATGGTTTGCCATAATATACCTTTTTGAATAATTTTAGTCGGTGATTATATTAAAGATATAATAAATTTAACCTTAATTTAAGTCATCCTTAATGAAAGTAAAATTTTAGATTTTAAATTAGGTAAATTCTGATAAAATAGCACAATTTTATAATAAAAAGGATAAATTTATGAAACTATTTGGAACGGATGGAGTTCGTGGAAAAGCTGGCGAGAAGCTTTCAGCTCAAACATCTATGCGTCTTGCAATGGCAGCTGGAATTTATTTTAGAAAGACCTCAGCGACAAATGTGATTTTGGTTGGAAAGGACACTAGAAAAAGTGGTTATATGATAGAAACCGCCATCGTTGCAGGACTAACTGCAGTTGGCTACAACGTCCTTCAAATAGGCCCTATGCCAACACCTGCGATAGCATTTTTAACAGAAAATATGCGCTGTGACGCTGGCATAATGATAAGCGCCTCACACAACCCATACTACGATAACGGCATCAAATTTTTTGATAGCTTTGGCAACAAGCTTGATGAGACAATAGAAGCTGAGATCGAGAAAATTTTCTACGACGATGAGCTCATCGCAAACGCCCAAAAGACGATGACAGAGATCGGCGCAAACAAGAGGATCGACGATGTTATCGGCAGATATATCGTGCAGATCAAAAATTCATTCCCAAAAGAGCTAAATTTAAAGAATTTACGAGTAGTTTTAGATGTGGCAAATGGAGCTGCTTACAAGGTCGCGCCAACTGTATTTAGCGAGCTTGGAGCTGATGTCATCGTCATAAACAACGAGCCAAATGGTAGCAACATCAACCAAAACTGTGGCGCACTTCACCCAGAAGATCTAGCGAGCGAGGTAAAAAGGCTTCGTGCCGACATCGGCTTTGCATTTGACGGCGATGCTGATAGGCTTGTAGTAGTTGACGAAAACGGCGAAGTTGTGCATGGCGATGCGATACTTGGCTCACTAGCTGCATTTTTGCACGAGCAAAAGGCGCTAAAAGGCGGAGCCATCGTGGCTACGGTGATGAGTAACGCTGCACTTGATGACTATCTAAAAGCTCATAAGATCAAGCTACTTCGCTCAAACGTAGGCGATAAATACGTGCTTGAGATGATGAAAGAAAATGGTATAAATTTTGGCGGTGAGCAAAGCGGTCACGTGATATTTAACGACTACGCTAAGACTGGCGACGGCCTTGTTACCTCAATGCAAGTAGTTGCTATGATGCTTAAAAAAGGCAAAAAAGCTAGTGAAATTTTTGGCGAGCTAAAGCCATATCCGCAAATTTTGCTAAATTTAAAAATCACAGAGAAAAAGCCGCTTGATAAGATAGAGGGACTAAAAGAGCTTGAAGCTAGCCTCGCAAAAGAGGGCATAAGATCGCTCTTTAGATACTCTGGCACTGAAAATTTGATCAGACTTTTGCTTGAGGGCAAAAATCAAACTTTAGTTGAAAAACGCATGGATGAAGTTGAGAAATTTTTTGTAAAAGCCCTAAATGCGTAAAAGCTTAGTTAAATTTTTCATCGCATTTTTTATCATTTTTATCGTTGATCAAGCGATAAAGATGATATTTATAGATGGTTTTTCGTGGGACGGAGAGTTTTTTTCGCTAGTTCTTACATATAATAAGGGCGTTGCATTTTCGATGTTAGCCTTTTTAGATGAGTGGCTAAAATTTATCCAAATCGCCCTCATTTTAGGCGTTTTTGTCTATCTGGTCGTTGAGAAAAAACTGCTTTGCTCGCATGCCATTTGGCTTGGAGCTTTGCTAGGAGCTGGCAGCTCAAATATCACAGATAGATTTATCCATGGCGGCGTCGTGGATTACGTCTTTTGGCATAAGTGGTTTAACTTTGCGGTCTTTAACTTCGCCGATGTGATGATCGATCTTTGCGTGGTGATGATACTTTGGCAAAGTTTTAGGAAAAGGAGAGAGAGTGGGAAATAATATCTACGTCGCATACGCGCTTTGGCTACTTACTGGCTGGCTTGGAGCGCATAGAATTTACCTTGGTAAATTTATCACTGGTTTTTTGATGATGGGACTATTTTTTATCGGTTACTCTTTGCAAATCATCCTCATTGGCTACTTATTTTTGGCTATTTGGGGCATTTGGTGGATCATCGATGCATTTTTAGTTGGCGCTTATGTCGAGAAAAATTTACAAAAAGTCGAGCTAAAAGAGAGACTAAAACTAAAAGATAAAGAGGACGACTTAAAAAGGCTTTACGAGCTTTTTGAGAGTGGTGCGATCAGTAAGGCTGAATTTGAAGCTAGAAAAGAGATACTTTTTAGATAAGGAGACGTTATGGCAGAATATTATCTTTACTTAAAATACCTCCACTATTTGTTTTTCATCTCGTGGATGGCAGTGCTGTTTTATCAGCCAAGGCTCTACGTTTATCACGTAGAAAACATGAACAAGCCAGACTTTGTAAAAGTGGTCGAAGTGATGGAGTATAAGATGTATCACTACATCGGTTGGGTCGCACTCATTGGCTCATTTGTAACTGGCATTTTGATACTTATGGCTATGCCTGATCTTATAAAAACTGGTCACATCCATGTTAAAATTTTAGTTGTCATCTTAATGGCTATCTATCACCTAGACCTTGGACGCTACATGAAGCAGCTCAAAGAAAAACGCTGTAACAAAAGTGGCATCTTTTTTAGAGCCTACAACGAAGTGCCAACTATCGCGATGCTTATCATCATCTGGGTCATGATAGTAAATCCATTTTAAGGGAATTTGATGAAGAAATTTTTAGCATTTATTGCTTTGCCGGCACTCTTACTTGCAGCGACTCAGTACTTTGAGCCGATGCAGATAAAATTTGACAACAGACTCTACTCGCTAGCAGGCTCAGCCAAGCCTGTGCCAAATTTATTCACGCAGGAGTACTTACTGCCTGGCGAAAAGCTAGATAGTTTTAGCTACATGCTCTCGCTAAACACGCTTAAATTTGACGCTACAGTCGAGCAAGCAGTCGAGCAAAAGATAAATGATCTAAAAGAGCTAAAAGCAAAAGGGCTAAAAGTGGCTTATAAAAAGGGCTCACTAGCAAATGAAATTTATCTTGATATCACGATATTTTCAAACCTAAATGGCGTGCCAACAGCCGAGCACTCGATATATCGCTACACCAAACAAGGCGGAAATTTAGTCCTTTTTACCATCCAAAGGCGCGCTTATAAAAAAGAGGGCATTCAAAGATTTGCTGCAAATTTCACAATAGAGTCGCAAGATTTTAGCAAAAAAGCCCTAGCCACACCTTTTCCACAAATCATCAATAGATAGAAAAATTTGAGTGTAAATTTAGCCTTTGCACTCAAATTTTAAAACTAGACTTAATAAATTTATCTAAAAATAAAACGAATAGTTATATGATAGGAAAAACTCAAAAAGGATAGCCTATGATACATAAAATTCTTATCGCAAATCGTGGTGAGATCGCAGTTAGGATAGTCAGAGCTTGTAGGGATTTACACATCCAAAGCGTAGGAATTTACACAGCGCCAGATAGCGAGTGCTTGCATGTAAGGATCGCTGATGAGGCCTATCAAGTAGGCGAAGATCCGATCAAAGGCTATCTTGACGCCAAAGCGATCGTAAAGCTTGCTAAAGAGTGCGGGGCTGATGCGATACACCCAGGATACGGCTTTTTAAGCGAAAACTACGAATTTGCAAAGGCAGTTGAGGATGCTGGGCTTATCTTTATCGGTCCAAAGGCTGAAGTGATAAGAAAAATGGGTGATAAAAATATCGCAAGATACCTAATGAAGAGAAACGGCATACCAATCGTTCCAGGCACAGAAAAGCTAAATGACGAGAGTATGGATGCCATAAAAGAGCACGCTAGACGCATCGGCTACCCAGTCATTTTAAAAGCAAGCGGTGGTGGTGGTGGCCGTGGCATCAGAGAAGTTTGGCAAGAAGAAGATATGCAAGATGCCTTTGAGTCTTGCACCAGAGAGGCAAAGACCTACTTTAATAACGATGAAGTTTTTATGGAGAAGCTTGTCGTAAATCCTCGCCACATCGAGTTTCAAATTTTAGGCGACAACTACGGCAACATCATCCACCTTTGCGAGCGTGACTGCTCTATCCAAAGGCGCCACCAAAAGATTATCGAGATCGCACCTTGCCCATCGATCAGTGAAAATTTAAGAAAGATTATGGGCGTGACTGCGGTGGCCGCTGCAAAGGCTGTGGGCTACTCAAACGTAGGAACGATCGAGTTTTTACTAGATGACTACAACAACTTTTACTTCATGGAGATGAACACTCGTATCCAAGTGGAACATGGCATCACCGAAGAAATCACCGGCCACGACTTAGTCGTTAGGCAGATAAGGATCGCAGCTGGTGAAATTTTAGAGATCGAACAAAGTGACATCAAGCCACGTGGTTACGCGATAGAGGCAAGGATCACAGCTGAAAATGTCTGGGAGAATTTCATCCCAGCACCAGGCACTATCGAGGGCTACTATCCAGCACTTGGTCCATCTGTGCGCGTCGATAGCCACGTCTATAAGGACTACACCATACCGCCATTTTATGACTCTTTGATCGCAAAGCTGATCGTAAAGGCGACCGACTACGATCTAGCGGTAAATAAGCTTGAAAGAGCACTTGAAGAATTTACCATCGAAGGCGTGCGAACGATCATCCCATTTTTGCTAACGATCAGCAAAAGCAAGGAGTTTAGAAGAGGATTTTTCGATACTAGCTACGTTGAGAAAAACTTAAAAACTATCCTTGAAAATACCTATGATGATATGAACAAAGAGCCAAATGACGACCTAGAAGAGGTCATCGTAGAGGCGATAAAAAGATATAAAAAGAAGAGATGAATTTATCTCATTGCGGCTTTGGCGATAAATTCCGCCAAGGCTAAATTTTCGCGCAAACTGCGTAAATTTTAGCTCCGTCATTTGCCAAGGCGTAGAGCCTGCCACCGCTTACTAGTATAATCTGATCTGTAACTAAACCAAAATTTCAAACCCTATCTCTTTTAAAAGCAAGCCATTTCTAGCGCTTATCAAAACTGGCTTATTTTTGTGATTTGCGAACAAAATTTGACCATTAATCCAAGCAAAGTACTCCGTGCAACTGGTTTTAAATTTAAATATCGCCCGTCACTTTTTACATCCACGGCGTAGAGATATAAAGTAAAACATCCCCCTCACACAGATAAACTGGCGTGTGGAAATATGTGCCAAGCTTTAGCCACCAGATAGTTTTGCCTATTCTTGTACTATGCTCTTTAGGCGGCACACTCGCGTTTAAATTTTCATCTTTTGCTTCATTATTGATCGCTGCGCCACCCAAAATTTCTTTGCACTCCATCATAAATGGCGAGCTCATGCGCACGCAAAAGCCTCAAGTTCGTATGTTTTAGCATCGTTATAAATCTCTTTTATGGGCTACGCTGCTTTATCAAGCTAATTTACCTCATCATTAACTCTTTGCAACATCTCGCATTTAGTGATTGCTAGTTTTCTTAGTTATCTCTGCCAGCTTCTTAAATTTATGAAGATTGTGGTCTAAATTTGGGGACAAATGGGTCAAAATTAAAAGCGCACCGAGTTAAATTTGATAAAATTTGCCAAAATTTAGCAGAT
This window encodes:
- a CDS encoding CopD family protein, translated to MAEYYLYLKYLHYLFFISWMAVLFYQPRLYVYHVENMNKPDFVKVVEVMEYKMYHYIGWVALIGSFVTGILILMAMPDLIKTGHIHVKILVVILMAIYHLDLGRYMKQLKEKRCNKSGIFFRAYNEVPTIAMLIIIWVMIVNPF
- a CDS encoding acetyl-CoA carboxylase subunit A; amino-acid sequence: MIHKILIANRGEIAVRIVRACRDLHIQSVGIYTAPDSECLHVRIADEAYQVGEDPIKGYLDAKAIVKLAKECGADAIHPGYGFLSENYEFAKAVEDAGLIFIGPKAEVIRKMGDKNIARYLMKRNGIPIVPGTEKLNDESMDAIKEHARRIGYPVILKASGGGGGRGIREVWQEEDMQDAFESCTREAKTYFNNDEVFMEKLVVNPRHIEFQILGDNYGNIIHLCERDCSIQRRHQKIIEIAPCPSISENLRKIMGVTAVAAAKAVGYSNVGTIEFLLDDYNNFYFMEMNTRIQVEHGITEEITGHDLVVRQIRIAAGEILEIEQSDIKPRGYAIEARITAENVWENFIPAPGTIEGYYPALGPSVRVDSHVYKDYTIPPFYDSLIAKLIVKATDYDLAVNKLERALEEFTIEGVRTIIPFLLTISKSKEFRRGFFDTSYVEKNLKTILENTYDDMNKEPNDDLEEVIVEAIKRYKKKR